One window of the Trifolium pratense cultivar HEN17-A07 linkage group LG2, ARS_RC_1.1, whole genome shotgun sequence genome contains the following:
- the LOC123904919 gene encoding uncharacterized protein LOC123904919, producing the protein MLFPSLKLHQDHVSDRWQWQSDLADGYTVRGAYLFLTTRDAVTLDVASGLIWHRQVPLKVSIFAWRLLRDRLPTKANLVTRGILSEAAHHCVSGCGGVESAHHLFLSCSTFGALWSLVSSWIGSSLVTAQTLSDHFVQFTGSAGGLRAQRSFMQLIWLAVVWVVVESDE; encoded by the exons atgctctttccTTCTTTAAAGCTCCATCAG GATCATGTTTccgataggtggcagtggcagtcTGACTTGGCTGATGGTTATACTGTTCGTGGAGCATATCTGTTTTTGACGACGCGGGATGCAGTTACTTTGGATGTTGCGTCAGGTCTTATTTGGCACCgccaggttcctttgaaggtttctatCTTTGCATGGCGACTCTTGcgggacaggttacctaccaaagcaaacctggttactcgaggGATCTTATCTGAGGCGGCCCATCATTGTGTTTCTGGCTGCGGAGGGGTTGAGTCGGCTCATCACTTATTCCTTTCTTGCAGCACTTTTGGTGCCCTTTGGTCTCTTGTCAGCTCCTGGATTGGCTCTTCTCTGGTGACTGCTCAGACTCTTTCCGAtcactttgttcagtttacaGGTTCAGCAGGGGGTCTTCGAGCACAACGTTCTTTCATGCAGCTTATATGGCTTGCTGTTGTGTGGGTT gtggttgaaagcgacgagtag